The following are encoded in a window of Pseudobacteroides sp. genomic DNA:
- a CDS encoding valine--tRNA ligase, producing MEENKNLEKTYDPKQVEERLYKKWMDNDYFHAVIDKEKEPYTIVIPPPNITGQLHMGHALDNTLQDILIRWKRMQGYSTLWLPGTDHASIATEAKIVEAMAKEGITKEMIGRDKFLERAWDWKKLYGGRIVEQLKKLGSSCDWKRERFTMDEGLSEAVKEVFIRLYNKKLIYRGERIINWCPKCNTSISDAEVEYEEKEGSFWHIKYPVKDTNEFIVVATTRPETMLGDTAVAVNPDDERYKHLLGKMVVLPLMNREIPIIADSYVDKDFGTGAVKITPSHDPNDFEVGLRHSLPQIKVMNDDATMNENARQYQGMDRYEARKQIIEDLKNLDLLLKIQPHNHNVGTCYRCSTVIEPMISKQWFVHMKPLAEPAIEAVRNGTIKFVPERFAKIYFNWMENIQDWCISRQLWWGHRIPAYYCQGCGKAVVASEMPDTCPDCGGTKFQQDPDTLDTWFSSALWPFSTLGWPEKTEDLAYFYPTSVLVTGYDIIFFWVARMIFSGLEQMGKEPFKYVFIHGIVRDEQGRKMSKSLGNGIDPLEVIDKYGTDSLRFALTIGVSPGSDLRFSDKKVESSRNFTNKVWNASRFVLMNFDEDIDFSKVNEARFTVADKWILTRINNLSKEITENMERFEAGIALQKVYEFIWEEFCDWYIELVKPRLYDKENESRLEAQFVLNYTLGNALKLLHPFMPFITEEIYCHLINDDDSIMVSKWPEYVEKYNYSRDEAKMQLIMEAVRSIRNIRAEMNVPPSRKAKIIFVASGNEEQKILEEGRTYFEKLASASDVVVQSDKNGVPEDAVSSVIAGAEIFIPLDALVDMEKEIERLEKEKANLEKELERVKGKLSNEGFVAKAPAKVIEEEKSKLMKYQEMYDKVVERIKGLSK from the coding sequence ATGGAAGAAAACAAAAACCTAGAAAAAACATATGATCCTAAGCAAGTTGAAGAAAGACTATATAAAAAGTGGATGGATAATGATTATTTCCATGCAGTAATAGATAAAGAGAAGGAGCCTTATACGATTGTCATACCCCCTCCTAACATTACGGGCCAGCTTCACATGGGGCATGCTCTTGACAATACTCTGCAGGACATACTCATTAGATGGAAAAGGATGCAAGGGTACAGCACTTTGTGGCTTCCCGGCACCGACCACGCCAGTATTGCTACTGAAGCCAAAATAGTTGAGGCTATGGCTAAAGAGGGCATAACAAAAGAAATGATAGGTCGCGATAAGTTCCTTGAAAGAGCATGGGACTGGAAAAAACTCTACGGAGGAAGAATTGTGGAGCAGCTTAAAAAGCTTGGCAGCTCCTGTGATTGGAAAAGAGAAAGGTTTACAATGGATGAGGGCCTTTCAGAAGCAGTTAAGGAAGTGTTCATAAGGCTTTATAACAAAAAGCTTATATATAGAGGCGAAAGGATAATAAACTGGTGCCCGAAGTGTAATACATCCATATCTGATGCAGAGGTTGAGTATGAGGAAAAGGAAGGAAGCTTCTGGCATATAAAGTACCCTGTAAAGGATACCAATGAGTTTATAGTGGTTGCGACAACAAGGCCTGAGACAATGCTGGGAGATACTGCTGTTGCCGTTAATCCTGATGACGAAAGGTATAAGCACCTTTTGGGTAAAATGGTTGTTTTACCGCTCATGAACAGGGAGATACCTATAATAGCCGACAGCTATGTTGATAAGGATTTTGGTACAGGTGCAGTTAAGATAACTCCATCACATGACCCAAATGACTTCGAGGTGGGATTAAGACATAGCCTTCCCCAGATCAAGGTTATGAACGACGATGCCACCATGAATGAAAACGCAAGACAATACCAGGGGATGGACAGATATGAGGCAAGAAAGCAGATAATTGAGGACCTTAAGAATCTGGATTTGCTTCTTAAGATACAGCCCCATAATCACAACGTAGGAACATGCTACAGATGCAGCACCGTTATTGAGCCAATGATATCCAAACAGTGGTTTGTTCATATGAAGCCATTAGCGGAGCCTGCTATAGAAGCTGTTAGAAATGGAACCATAAAGTTTGTACCTGAAAGATTTGCAAAAATCTATTTTAACTGGATGGAAAATATACAGGATTGGTGTATTTCAAGACAGCTGTGGTGGGGACACAGGATTCCGGCTTATTATTGTCAGGGATGCGGTAAGGCTGTTGTTGCAAGTGAAATGCCCGATACATGTCCGGACTGTGGAGGAACCAAGTTCCAGCAAGATCCCGATACACTCGACACATGGTTTAGCTCTGCATTATGGCCTTTCTCAACGCTGGGATGGCCGGAAAAAACAGAGGATCTTGCCTATTTCTATCCAACAAGCGTCCTTGTAACCGGATACGATATAATATTCTTCTGGGTTGCGAGAATGATATTCTCGGGCTTGGAGCAGATGGGCAAAGAGCCTTTTAAGTATGTGTTTATCCATGGAATAGTCAGGGATGAGCAGGGCCGTAAGATGAGTAAATCCTTAGGCAACGGTATAGACCCGCTGGAGGTAATTGATAAGTACGGAACCGATTCATTGAGGTTTGCACTTACAATAGGTGTATCTCCGGGAAGCGATCTGAGGTTCTCTGATAAGAAGGTTGAGTCAAGCAGAAACTTCACAAATAAAGTATGGAATGCTTCAAGGTTTGTTCTTATGAACTTTGATGAGGATATTGATTTTTCCAAAGTTAATGAAGCAAGGTTTACTGTTGCAGACAAGTGGATACTTACAAGGATAAATAACCTTTCTAAAGAAATTACAGAAAACATGGAAAGGTTCGAGGCTGGAATAGCATTGCAGAAGGTTTATGAGTTTATATGGGAAGAATTCTGTGACTGGTATATAGAATTGGTAAAGCCAAGGCTTTATGATAAAGAGAATGAATCAAGGCTGGAAGCCCAGTTTGTTTTAAATTATACATTAGGCAATGCATTAAAGCTGCTCCACCCATTTATGCCGTTTATAACTGAAGAGATTTACTGCCATCTTATAAACGATGATGATAGCATAATGGTTTCAAAATGGCCGGAGTATGTTGAAAAGTATAACTATTCCCGAGATGAAGCTAAAATGCAGCTTATTATGGAGGCAGTACGCAGTATAAGAAATATAAGGGCGGAGATGAATGTGCCCCCATCAAGGAAAGCTAAAATAATTTTTGTGGCCTCAGGAAATGAAGAGCAGAAGATACTTGAGGAAGGAAGAACCTACTTTGAGAAACTGGCAAGTGCATCGGATGTGGTTGTCCAGTCGGATAAAAACGGAGTTCCTGAAGATGCTGTGTCCTCAGTCATTGCAGGAGCAGAAATATTTATTCCGCTTGATGCCCTTGTTGATATGGAAAAGGAAATAGAGAGGCTTGAAAAGGAAAAAGCCAACCTTGAGAAGGAATTGGAAAGAGTAAAAGGAAAGCTTTCAAATGAAGGGTTTGTGGCGAAAGCTCCTGCAAAAGTTATAGAGGAAGAAAAGTCAAAGCTAATGAAATATCAAGAAATGTACGATAAAGTTGTTGAGAGAATTAAAGGACTAAGTAAATAA